One segment of Allorhodopirellula heiligendammensis DNA contains the following:
- a CDS encoding glycosyltransferase family 2 protein, which produces MNEEESLGTLHERLLDVCKRAKQRVEIIFIDDGSTDSTWLRMQSLAAQHAGTKAIRLRRNFGKAAALSAGFSIARGNVVVTMDADLQDDPEEIPRFLQSLDENSLDVVSGWKRVRHDPWHKVFPSRVFNAMVSGLTGVRLHDHNCGFKAYRHDVLGEVDLYGERHRFIPVLAAARGWRVGEIEVLHHPRVHGQSKYGLSRLGKGFLDLMSIYLLTGYARRPLHLIGSAGLLCFAAGSIGMIYLSIMWVLTRLGDGEALHLHATAVFYYCILAVLLGAQCVLAGLIAELIVSVSAARDRSLQSMQGGRLPAGVDTPTASFSRPSVLYSVSELAGFDAADGPSGDDHATAGTR; this is translated from the coding sequence ATGAATGAAGAGGAATCGCTAGGCACGTTGCACGAGCGATTGCTCGACGTCTGCAAACGGGCCAAGCAGCGTGTCGAGATCATTTTTATTGACGACGGCTCAACCGATTCCACATGGCTGCGGATGCAGTCTCTCGCGGCCCAACACGCGGGAACGAAAGCGATTCGGTTGCGAAGAAATTTTGGCAAGGCGGCTGCCCTGAGCGCAGGATTCTCGATCGCGCGCGGCAATGTCGTGGTCACGATGGACGCGGACTTGCAAGATGATCCGGAGGAAATCCCTCGCTTTCTACAGTCGCTCGATGAAAATTCCCTGGACGTCGTAAGCGGTTGGAAACGCGTTCGCCATGATCCCTGGCACAAGGTGTTTCCCAGTCGGGTATTCAACGCCATGGTTAGCGGGCTGACCGGAGTTCGATTGCACGACCATAACTGCGGCTTCAAAGCGTACCGGCATGACGTGCTTGGCGAAGTCGATTTGTATGGAGAGCGGCACCGGTTCATTCCCGTCCTCGCCGCGGCGCGGGGGTGGAGGGTGGGTGAGATCGAAGTGCTGCACCATCCCCGCGTGCACGGTCAATCCAAGTATGGTTTGTCCCGGCTGGGGAAAGGCTTTCTCGATCTGATGAGCATCTATCTACTGACCGGCTATGCACGGCGTCCCCTGCACTTGATTGGATCGGCGGGACTGCTGTGTTTTGCCGCCGGGTCCATTGGCATGATCTACTTGAGCATTATGTGGGTGCTGACTCGTCTCGGTGACGGTGAGGCGTTGCATCTGCATGCCACGGCAGTATTTTACTACTGCATTCTGGCGGTACTGCTGGGGGCACAGTGTGTCTTGGCGGGATTGATCGCAGAGCTGATCGTGTCCGTTTCGGCGGCCCGTGATCGTTCATTGCAATCAATGCAAGGCGGGCGGTTGCCTGCGGGCGTCGATACGCCGACGGCGAGTTTTTCGCGACCATCTGTTCTGTACAGCGTGTCAGAGCTGGCGGGCTTTGACGCGGCCGACGGGCCCTCTGGCGATGACCATGCAACCGCAGGCACACGTTAA
- a CDS encoding dihydroorotate dehydrogenase electron transfer subunit: MATLHAKHYADAIEHVECSLLVNQQVAENTFLLRVHAPAIAATAKPGQFVMIRLAGLDAPLIGRAFAIYDVHPAPGSNDAGSIDLIYLRKGALTRPLSDAPVGTKVSLWGPLGNAFRNDPCERLIMAVGGIGQTPMLMVGRDALTTGWARHAEIIYGARRASLLAGVDDFRSAGFDVTTCTDDGSEGQRALVPDVLAQRLDDLQQQSPGIKIRVLTCGPEIMMQKVAEVGAARDVDVQVSMETPMACGIGICFSCVAKVIQADGQWDYKRTCVDGPIFDAEQLHWS; the protein is encoded by the coding sequence ATGGCTACTCTGCATGCAAAACACTACGCCGATGCGATCGAGCACGTAGAGTGCTCGCTGCTGGTCAATCAACAAGTTGCTGAGAACACTTTTTTACTGCGTGTGCATGCACCGGCAATCGCGGCAACGGCGAAGCCCGGTCAATTCGTGATGATCCGTCTGGCGGGTTTGGATGCGCCGCTGATTGGGCGCGCGTTTGCTATCTACGACGTGCATCCGGCTCCGGGCAGTAACGATGCGGGATCCATCGATCTGATCTATCTTCGCAAAGGTGCGTTGACGAGACCGTTGTCCGACGCCCCTGTGGGTACCAAGGTTTCCCTGTGGGGGCCCCTCGGCAATGCATTCCGCAACGACCCTTGCGAGCGGTTGATCATGGCGGTGGGTGGGATCGGCCAAACACCGATGCTGATGGTAGGCCGCGATGCGTTGACCACCGGCTGGGCACGTCACGCGGAGATCATCTATGGTGCTCGGCGAGCCTCCCTTCTGGCGGGAGTCGATGATTTCCGCAGCGCCGGTTTTGACGTGACGACCTGCACTGACGACGGATCCGAGGGGCAACGAGCCCTGGTCCCGGATGTTTTGGCCCAGCGGCTCGACGACTTGCAGCAACAATCGCCTGGTATCAAGATCCGCGTGCTAACCTGTGGCCCCGAGATCATGATGCAAAAAGTGGCGGAGGTCGGCGCTGCTCGCGATGTGGACGTTCAGGTATCGATGGAGACCCCCATGGCATGCGGAATCGGCATCTGTTTTTCCTGCGTGGCTAAGGTAATCCAAGCGGACGGCCAGTGGGACTATAAACGAACATGCGTCGATGGCCCAATCTTTGATGCAGAGCAGTTGCACTGGAGCTAA
- a CDS encoding pseudouridine synthase, with product MPRQPAPRKQSTRRAKSASPRPQATDAAKRLNQLLASAGLGSRRHCEDLIREGRVDIDGQIVTQLGVTVDPTLQKVRVDGVPLKPQKLVYYAVHKPNGVVSTNSDPQGRPRVVDLVPPTQRVYPVGRLDRTSDGLILLTNDGDLAQSLAHPKFGVQKIYRVTVAGEVRPETMRKMREGIYIAEGLVRVDGAKIIKAKKKATDMEIRLREGKNREIRRILAKFGHKVQTLRRIAIGPLRLGDMPAGAYRNLTRAEIDKLHAIAAQAAAAPPEKPTAEQAAGRGGTDGRGPGVGKPRDLKPAGKKAGKASTRSAKKTGGAADTRTENRRPVKSTRRPTKLPQRDKNRIGTIIVGDEVIAEVPQEKPKSKTKQRSANVKGSRQRTGRGFGKAEKTSKSTGKRKGKR from the coding sequence ATGCCTCGTCAACCCGCTCCTCGCAAGCAGTCAACCCGACGCGCGAAGTCGGCGTCCCCGCGTCCCCAGGCGACCGATGCGGCCAAGCGACTGAATCAGCTGCTCGCCTCGGCAGGGTTGGGCAGTCGTCGTCACTGCGAAGATTTGATTCGCGAGGGACGCGTCGACATCGATGGTCAGATCGTGACTCAGCTCGGCGTCACAGTAGACCCAACATTGCAGAAGGTGCGCGTCGATGGCGTGCCGCTGAAGCCGCAAAAGCTCGTTTATTATGCGGTGCACAAGCCCAACGGAGTCGTATCCACCAATTCGGACCCGCAAGGCCGACCGCGAGTAGTTGATCTGGTACCGCCCACCCAACGGGTTTATCCAGTGGGTCGGCTCGACCGCACTAGCGACGGGCTGATCCTGCTGACGAATGACGGCGACCTTGCTCAGTCGTTGGCTCATCCGAAGTTCGGTGTTCAGAAAATATATCGAGTGACCGTGGCTGGCGAAGTCCGTCCTGAAACGATGCGGAAGATGCGTGAGGGGATTTACATCGCCGAAGGGCTGGTTCGCGTCGATGGCGCGAAGATTATCAAAGCGAAGAAGAAGGCGACGGATATGGAGATCCGATTGCGAGAGGGCAAGAACCGCGAGATTCGCCGAATATTGGCAAAATTCGGTCACAAGGTGCAAACGTTGCGACGAATCGCGATCGGTCCGCTACGGTTGGGCGATATGCCTGCCGGGGCATACCGCAATTTGACTCGCGCCGAAATTGACAAGCTGCACGCGATTGCGGCCCAGGCCGCTGCTGCTCCACCAGAAAAACCAACCGCCGAACAGGCCGCTGGGCGTGGCGGCACGGACGGACGCGGCCCGGGTGTCGGTAAACCTCGAGACCTGAAACCGGCAGGCAAGAAGGCTGGCAAGGCAAGTACACGCTCGGCGAAGAAGACCGGAGGTGCAGCGGACACTCGAACCGAGAATCGACGGCCGGTGAAATCGACCCGACGCCCCACCAAGCTACCCCAACGCGATAAGAATCGAATTGGCACGATCATTGTCGGTGACGAGGTGATTGCCGAAGTGCCGCAAGAAAAACCAAAGAGCAAGACGAAGCAGCGTTCGGCGAACGTGAAAGGCTCCAGGCAACGCACGGGACGTGGCTTTGGCAAAGCCGAGAAAACGAGCAAATCAACTGGCAAACGCAAAGGAAAGCGATAA
- a CDS encoding MarR family winged helix-turn-helix transcriptional regulator translates to MSKLSPVAKPSQPVAKSSRPAAPPSRPTAPPSRSGVAPGRRGGTSSQRFDSLEQETYLNLWQTYDRLKLLEDEVFGTVGLSAQQYNTLRLLRSVHPDAMPTLTLGGRLISRAPDMTRLLDRLEKRGLLSRERRPENRRVVAVRITSAGTNLLEEIHRSVQECHQRQLGHMSKTQLRELTELLKQARQPHESASSPSFVDE, encoded by the coding sequence ATGAGCAAGCTATCCCCAGTGGCCAAGCCCAGCCAACCTGTGGCCAAGTCCAGCCGACCAGCGGCCCCGCCTAGCCGACCAACGGCCCCGCCCAGCCGAAGCGGGGTCGCGCCCGGACGACGTGGGGGCACGTCCAGCCAACGCTTTGACTCCCTGGAGCAGGAGACGTACCTGAACCTATGGCAGACCTACGACCGCCTGAAGTTGCTCGAGGACGAGGTGTTCGGGACCGTGGGGCTATCCGCCCAGCAGTACAATACATTGCGACTTCTGCGATCTGTTCATCCCGATGCCATGCCGACGCTGACTTTGGGTGGTCGCCTCATCTCGCGAGCGCCGGACATGACTCGCTTACTTGATCGCCTCGAGAAGCGAGGTTTGCTTAGTCGGGAGCGGCGACCTGAGAATCGCCGCGTGGTTGCAGTACGCATCACATCGGCGGGGACAAATCTTCTCGAAGAGATTCACCGATCCGTACAAGAGTGCCATCAACGGCAGTTGGGGCACATGAGCAAGACACAGTTGCGGGAGTTAACCGAGCTACTCAAGCAGGCCCGTCAGCCGCATGAAAGTGCGTCCAGCCCATCTTTCGTCGATGAGTAA
- a CDS encoding NAD(P)/FAD-dependent oxidoreductase: MNVDESPDVVVIGGGPSGATVSTLIAQQGYRVTLLEREHFPRYHIGESLIPETYWVLKRLGMLDRMKSSSFIKKYSVQFVSPSGKHSAPFYFHDNKPHECSQTWQIQRSEFDVMMLDNAREQGVVVHEGARVLDVMFEGDRAVGVQVKDESGNSQELRAKVVVDASGQSALLGNKFKLKISDPALNKGALWTYFKGAYRDEGKDEGATIVLSLRDKKGWFWYIPMQDDIVSVGVVADFDYLFKGRSTHDATYAEEMDNCPAVKERIASAEQMSPVKATKDYTYRASQAAGDGWVLVGDAFGFLDPLYSSGVLLALKSGELAADAIIEGLQSGDTSRAQLGKWEAGYVEGMNRMRRLVCEYYDGFNFGEFIRRFPHHRGSVTDLLIGDLFKTELDSVFDDIDTMKPKSSAAS; this comes from the coding sequence ATGAACGTTGATGAATCTCCAGATGTGGTCGTCATTGGCGGCGGGCCGTCCGGCGCGACCGTTTCGACGCTGATCGCCCAGCAAGGCTATCGGGTCACGCTATTGGAGCGAGAGCATTTTCCGCGGTACCACATTGGCGAGTCGCTGATCCCAGAGACCTATTGGGTTTTAAAGCGATTGGGCATGCTCGATCGGATGAAGTCGAGTAGCTTTATCAAAAAGTACAGCGTGCAGTTCGTCAGTCCGTCGGGCAAGCATTCGGCGCCCTTTTATTTTCATGACAACAAGCCGCACGAATGTTCCCAGACCTGGCAAATTCAGCGAAGCGAATTTGACGTGATGATGCTCGACAATGCCCGAGAGCAAGGCGTCGTCGTCCACGAGGGCGCGCGTGTTCTCGACGTGATGTTTGAAGGTGATCGTGCAGTTGGCGTGCAGGTGAAAGACGAGTCCGGGAATTCACAAGAACTGCGTGCGAAAGTCGTCGTTGATGCCAGCGGACAAAGCGCTCTGCTCGGTAACAAGTTTAAATTAAAAATCTCTGACCCCGCGTTGAATAAAGGCGCCCTCTGGACCTATTTCAAAGGCGCCTATCGAGATGAAGGCAAGGATGAAGGCGCCACAATTGTCTTGAGCTTGCGAGATAAGAAGGGCTGGTTCTGGTACATACCCATGCAAGATGACATCGTCAGCGTGGGAGTCGTTGCCGATTTTGACTATCTCTTTAAGGGCCGGTCCACTCACGATGCAACTTATGCGGAAGAGATGGATAATTGCCCAGCGGTGAAAGAACGGATTGCCTCTGCCGAACAGATGTCTCCGGTGAAGGCAACGAAGGACTACACCTATCGTGCCAGTCAAGCGGCGGGCGACGGATGGGTGTTGGTGGGCGACGCCTTCGGATTCCTCGACCCGCTCTACTCCTCCGGCGTGCTACTGGCGTTGAAGTCAGGCGAACTCGCCGCCGATGCAATCATCGAAGGCCTGCAATCCGGCGACACGTCACGCGCACAGTTGGGCAAATGGGAGGCGGGTTATGTCGAAGGCATGAATCGCATGCGGAGGCTGGTCTGTGAATACTACGACGGTTTCAATTTCGGCGAGTTCATCCGCCGATTTCCACATCACCGGGGCAGCGTCACGGACCTCCTCATCGGTGATCTTTTCAAAACAGAACTCGATTCGGTCTTCGATGATATCGACACCATGAAGCCCAAATCGTCTGCGGCAAGCTAG
- a CDS encoding NTP/NDP exchange transporter, with protein sequence MPAVRSESLPPHDGNASERWWSRIRDEEQWAVAWATAWFFFILLGYLIVRPVRETMGSVGSTTTLQWLMLATFAIMLAAVPAYSYLVSRLPRRWLVRVVYHVFAAALLIFFILMRSPSAALQVWTARAFFLWVNVFALFATSVFWSVLADLFTSSQGKRLFGIIAAGGTAGAITGSLITSQLATQLSTSSLLLLPILMIECGLYCAWRLERQSTRLRDHQRSVDDARIAPPDRPDTAGGLLAGITHVGRSPYLLLICAFLVLVQTCGTQLYFQQAEIVSAAFESKQERTQLFAYIDLSTQILTLSIQVFCASAILRRWGVSIALAILPIVYLGGFASLAISQSLGVLVIVMIATRAIGYGVTVPTREVLFTVVSREDKYKSKNFIDTVVLRGGDAVSGQAFGGLRAFGVSLTSLNLIAIPVTILWTVIAWRLGKQQQKMADEASGGGVR encoded by the coding sequence ATGCCAGCTGTTCGCTCCGAGTCATTGCCACCACATGACGGCAATGCATCTGAACGCTGGTGGTCGCGAATCAGGGACGAGGAGCAATGGGCGGTGGCGTGGGCCACGGCCTGGTTTTTCTTCATTTTACTCGGATATCTGATCGTCCGCCCGGTGCGCGAGACGATGGGCAGTGTGGGGTCAACGACGACTCTGCAGTGGCTGATGTTGGCGACATTTGCCATCATGCTGGCGGCGGTGCCTGCTTACTCCTACTTAGTATCCCGGTTGCCGAGGCGGTGGCTCGTCCGCGTGGTCTATCATGTTTTTGCCGCTGCGTTGCTTATTTTTTTCATTCTGATGCGATCGCCCTCTGCGGCACTGCAGGTCTGGACAGCGCGAGCGTTTTTCCTCTGGGTCAACGTCTTCGCCCTGTTTGCTACCAGTGTGTTCTGGAGCGTGTTGGCGGACTTATTTACCAGCAGCCAGGGCAAGCGGCTTTTTGGGATCATCGCTGCCGGTGGTACAGCCGGCGCAATCACCGGTTCGTTGATTACCAGTCAATTGGCAACGCAGTTGTCGACGAGCTCGTTGTTGCTGCTACCCATCCTCATGATCGAATGCGGTTTGTACTGCGCCTGGCGGTTAGAAAGACAGTCGACACGCCTGCGTGACCACCAACGGTCCGTCGACGATGCGCGCATCGCGCCGCCCGATCGCCCCGACACCGCAGGTGGTCTACTGGCCGGCATCACTCATGTTGGCCGGTCACCATACTTATTACTTATCTGCGCGTTCTTGGTGCTGGTGCAAACGTGCGGTACTCAGCTGTATTTCCAGCAAGCTGAAATTGTTTCTGCTGCGTTTGAATCCAAACAGGAGCGAACTCAGCTATTCGCCTACATTGATCTGTCGACACAAATTCTGACGCTATCGATCCAGGTATTTTGTGCCAGTGCGATTTTGCGCAGGTGGGGAGTCAGTATCGCCTTGGCGATCTTACCCATTGTCTATCTAGGTGGCTTCGCGTCACTGGCGATCAGCCAATCACTTGGTGTGCTGGTTATTGTGATGATTGCGACCCGCGCCATCGGCTATGGGGTGACCGTGCCGACGCGAGAAGTGCTGTTCACCGTCGTCAGCCGTGAAGACAAGTACAAGTCGAAAAACTTTATCGACACCGTAGTCCTGCGCGGCGGTGACGCAGTATCCGGGCAAGCATTTGGCGGCCTGCGAGCGTTTGGTGTCAGCCTGACATCGCTGAACCTGATCGCGATCCCCGTGACGATACTTTGGACAGTGATTGCCTGGCGTCTCGGCAAGCAACAGCAGAAGATGGCTGATGAAGCGAGCGGGGGCGGGGTTCGATAA
- a CDS encoding N-acyl amino acid synthase FeeM domain-containing protein encodes MQNLEDRTLVRGVATKLRAFIRSADGKKGRTPADLGVRRLPSTESNASRRIDDPEIEYRLACSRSDFLGAFELLQTRYLEAGLADCTAGACRIRMMPYHRWEQSQVFVAEAQERIVGTVTLVRDGRYDLPICDNYEREILAAREIGRVGEITSLAVDPVHPKPAEVFGQLTRILTFYARYHGMDFLAATVHPRHAKFYQHAMGFQVIGDEVQCRQVCGNPGVAVLGAVNDRSKYRRRWQDYYFDGVFPRSEMHPRPITADEHSYCHSLVDQANLYAKSTAGMGV; translated from the coding sequence ATGCAGAACCTGGAAGACAGGACTCTTGTTCGCGGCGTCGCCACTAAACTTAGGGCATTCATCAGGAGTGCGGACGGAAAAAAGGGCAGGACGCCGGCTGATTTAGGCGTCCGGCGTCTTCCCTCAACTGAATCAAATGCGTCGCGACGCATTGACGATCCTGAGATCGAGTATCGCCTCGCATGCTCACGCTCCGACTTTCTCGGCGCGTTCGAGCTTCTCCAAACACGGTATCTGGAAGCGGGTCTCGCTGACTGCACCGCGGGAGCATGTCGCATTCGGATGATGCCCTATCACCGCTGGGAGCAATCCCAGGTCTTTGTCGCCGAGGCTCAAGAACGCATTGTCGGAACTGTTACCCTCGTCCGCGACGGCAGGTATGACCTGCCAATTTGCGATAATTATGAACGAGAAATATTAGCTGCCCGCGAAATTGGACGGGTTGGCGAAATCACTTCGCTGGCGGTTGACCCAGTGCATCCCAAGCCCGCAGAGGTCTTTGGGCAGTTGACCCGGATACTCACCTTCTATGCCCGATATCATGGGATGGATTTTCTTGCGGCCACGGTCCATCCTCGCCATGCAAAATTTTATCAGCATGCCATGGGCTTCCAGGTGATTGGCGACGAAGTGCAATGTCGCCAGGTATGTGGCAATCCCGGGGTGGCAGTCCTTGGCGCCGTGAACGATCGATCCAAGTATCGCCGGCGTTGGCAAGACTACTATTTCGACGGAGTATTTCCTCGCAGCGAAATGCACCCCCGCCCGATCACCGCAGACGAGCATAGCTATTGCCATTCGCTCGTCGACCAAGCGAATTTGTATGCGAAATCAACAGCTGGCATGGGTGTATAG
- a CDS encoding class I SAM-dependent methyltransferase produces MLRDVLSLIPDDARSILDVGCGSGALLQLIHQHNSACELHGIDFSTEMLSKAQHRVPGLKTQVADFNQRLPFADRQFDCIVSSNAMYAVSSPRHFVAELRRLTRSEGTIVVASPKHTARGTRILASHLSQVSIGRGVLDMVRFSACIAPNILIERMARKQSYHFFNADEIREFIGTGKIFPDTFAGQNWLFTISP; encoded by the coding sequence ATGCTTCGGGACGTTCTTTCGCTTATACCCGACGATGCACGTAGCATTCTTGATGTAGGGTGCGGCAGCGGGGCGCTCCTTCAGTTGATTCACCAACATAATTCGGCGTGTGAATTACACGGCATCGACTTCAGTACAGAGATGCTCTCAAAAGCCCAGCACCGCGTGCCTGGATTGAAAACCCAGGTTGCGGATTTTAATCAGAGGCTGCCATTCGCAGACAGGCAATTCGACTGCATCGTCAGTAGCAACGCCATGTACGCAGTTTCGTCGCCTCGACACTTTGTAGCGGAGTTGCGGAGACTGACGCGTAGCGAAGGTACCATTGTGGTGGCATCTCCCAAACATACAGCTAGGGGCACTCGGATATTAGCCAGCCACCTCAGCCAAGTCTCAATAGGACGTGGAGTTCTCGATATGGTCCGATTCTCTGCCTGCATCGCACCTAACATCCTGATAGAACGGATGGCCAGAAAACAGAGTTATCATTTCTTTAATGCCGACGAAATACGAGAATTCATCGGGACTGGTAAAATATTCCCCGACACCTTTGCTGGCCAAAACTGGCTTTTCACTATTTCGCCGTAG
- a CDS encoding PEP-CTERM sorting domain-containing protein, with product MLRKFLFVAALAMFAVPAQAGVYGSALITTSNMRVQRSDTAGGTFTDIGLPGVNITTTTLGLRNTVNLTGFSQLQLADSSNDPLSPPDAAQAFLQTGGVIPPGENTFATTTPVAGLATAFSRSDTNATGSLVSPGGLNLSSVSEVEAVDSSLGNSIGSSTGFALFDFTVAQSGYYRIIFDANVEATVSSLGLPANRIATAGTSLTIQVNSGGISLNDSNLLNVALSGNDSVSQDLDDLITGTVFLEANVNHQITISQISRASVAAVPEPGTMLAFAGIVVAGGIGFRRRKRS from the coding sequence ATGTTACGTAAGTTTTTATTTGTCGCTGCGCTAGCGATGTTTGCGGTTCCTGCACAAGCAGGTGTCTATGGAAGTGCTCTGATTACCACGTCGAATATGCGGGTCCAGCGTTCGGATACCGCTGGCGGTACATTCACTGATATCGGCCTCCCAGGCGTGAATATCACGACCACTACGCTGGGTTTGCGCAACACCGTCAATCTGACAGGTTTTTCCCAACTTCAACTTGCCGACTCCTCTAACGATCCATTGTCGCCTCCAGATGCAGCACAAGCATTCCTGCAAACGGGTGGCGTAATACCTCCAGGCGAGAATACGTTCGCTACAACGACTCCCGTCGCGGGACTTGCAACAGCGTTCTCTAGGTCCGACACCAATGCGACTGGTTCGCTAGTTAGTCCTGGAGGGTTGAACCTGTCTTCTGTTTCAGAAGTTGAGGCTGTTGACTCTAGCCTTGGCAACTCAATCGGTTCGTCTACGGGTTTCGCCCTGTTTGATTTCACTGTGGCACAAAGTGGTTACTACCGAATCATTTTTGATGCGAACGTTGAGGCAACTGTCAGCTCATTAGGGCTCCCGGCGAACCGCATCGCTACGGCAGGCACTTCTTTAACCATTCAAGTTAATAGTGGTGGCATCTCTTTGAATGACTCTAACCTGTTGAACGTGGCACTTTCGGGAAATGACAGTGTTAGCCAGGACCTCGATGACCTGATCACGGGCACAGTATTCTTGGAAGCGAATGTAAATCATCAAATAACAATCAGCCAAATTTCACGGGCCAGTGTTGCGGCTGTCCCAGAACCGGGAACAATGCTAGCATTCGCGGGTATCGTAGTGGCTGGTGGGATCGGGTTCCGTCGACGGAAACGCAGCTAA